A region from the Solibacillus sp. FSL H8-0523 genome encodes:
- a CDS encoding S-layer homology domain-containing protein — MKNIIKIVGSFVLAIVLILPLSIQAYAETTAQEAYNTSSHYMLERVPNPTYGDEWVIIALARGEANVPATYFDTYYQNLQQQIQEKQGNLHKYKYTEYARVILALSAIGKDATNVGGYNLVEKLQNFDQVVWQGMNGPIFALIALDSWGYEATVRDKYIQAIVESQLENGGFALSGDAADLDITAMAIQALAPYKEREHVALTIQHAQSFMKQQSKIGYNSSETVAQIVTALSSIGINSQNDKQIERLLDFYNEADGGFKHVHEETASNGMATEQASYALAAYHRFLNGQSSLYDMQDTRSSFRDTATSWAKDYIEQSYRLGLINGFEDGTFRPNNHLTRSQSAVILVRAMKFNSHQAAPYLDLGNMPLTMKNEIAAAYEAGIIKYNNGVFNPNDKVTRIQLALMLLRTYNQQQAPFSPEKYVFYKDTVNLGEEQQVALTFLAQHEIAQGSNGNFNPNQPTTRAEATKMLINFLKVME, encoded by the coding sequence ATGAAAAATATCATAAAAATAGTCGGTTCATTTGTACTTGCTATTGTATTAATTTTACCTTTATCGATACAAGCATATGCAGAAACAACCGCACAAGAGGCTTACAACACATCAAGTCACTATATGCTAGAGCGCGTACCGAACCCAACATATGGTGATGAATGGGTGATAATTGCTTTGGCAAGAGGCGAGGCCAATGTACCTGCCACGTATTTCGATACGTACTATCAAAACTTGCAGCAGCAAATACAGGAAAAGCAAGGAAATTTACACAAATATAAATATACAGAATACGCGCGTGTCATTTTGGCATTATCTGCAATCGGCAAGGATGCCACAAATGTCGGCGGATATAATTTAGTCGAAAAGCTACAAAATTTTGATCAAGTCGTTTGGCAAGGAATGAATGGTCCGATTTTTGCATTAATTGCATTGGATTCATGGGGGTATGAGGCAACCGTACGTGATAAGTACATCCAAGCAATTGTAGAAAGTCAGCTAGAAAACGGAGGATTTGCATTGTCTGGCGATGCTGCAGATTTAGATATTACCGCGATGGCCATTCAAGCATTAGCTCCGTATAAAGAGCGAGAACATGTGGCTTTAACGATTCAACATGCACAAAGCTTCATGAAACAGCAATCAAAAATTGGCTACAACAGTTCAGAAACAGTAGCACAAATCGTCACTGCGCTATCGAGTATCGGCATTAACTCTCAGAACGACAAACAGATCGAGCGCTTACTTGATTTTTATAACGAAGCTGATGGTGGATTTAAGCATGTACATGAAGAAACCGCTTCAAACGGAATGGCAACCGAGCAAGCGAGTTATGCATTAGCTGCTTATCATCGATTTTTAAATGGTCAATCCTCACTTTATGACATGCAGGACACACGCAGTAGCTTTCGAGATACCGCAACAAGTTGGGCAAAGGACTATATCGAACAATCGTATCGTTTAGGGCTCATTAATGGCTTTGAAGATGGCACATTCCGCCCAAATAATCATTTAACGCGTTCCCAGTCAGCCGTCATTTTAGTGCGCGCGATGAAATTTAATTCTCACCAAGCAGCGCCATATCTAGATTTAGGAAACATGCCGCTTACCATGAAAAATGAAATCGCCGCAGCGTATGAAGCAGGCATTATTAAATACAATAATGGGGTTTTTAATCCAAATGATAAAGTGACACGCATTCAGCTAGCGCTGATGTTACTACGTACGTATAACCAACAACAGGCACCATTTAGCCCGGAAAAGTACGTCTTTTATAAAGATACAGTCAATTTAGGTGAAGAGCAGCAAGTAGCATTAACATTTTTGGCACAACATGAAATCGCGCAAGGATCAAATGGCAACTTCAACCCGAATCAACCAACGACACGTGCAGAAGCTACAAAAATGCTCATTAATTTTTTAAAAGTAATGGAGTGA
- a CDS encoding DUF4430 domain-containing protein, which produces MMKKTTAMLILLLTLILSACNFQTVEQYEQMEEEQRSIENEQLEKQLVTVEEPEIVEQKKVEKQTQEINEQLAPVEEKEKEKVENTEIPQQPEQKQEQEQEQKQPAQQTESKPAETKPVEKQQSTTAVAPNKKPDSTQVEQKQPVVEQPKSYVTISIHANTLLKNLDKLDPALQSEQYVPANGTILSSKKYELLSDKDTVWTVLQRAVKEHKIHLEYEGANENVYNNVYIEGINHIYEFSAGPLSGWMYRVNGVYPSYGCSQYVLKDGDQIEWHYTVDLGRDLGADGR; this is translated from the coding sequence ATGATGAAAAAAACAACAGCCATGCTCATACTGCTTTTGACACTGATTTTATCCGCTTGTAATTTTCAAACGGTTGAACAATATGAGCAAATGGAAGAAGAGCAGCGAAGTATAGAAAATGAACAGCTTGAAAAACAGCTAGTGACAGTTGAAGAACCGGAAATTGTTGAACAAAAAAAAGTAGAAAAGCAAACCCAAGAAATTAACGAACAATTAGCTCCAGTTGAAGAGAAAGAAAAAGAAAAAGTAGAAAATACGGAAATTCCGCAACAGCCTGAACAAAAGCAAGAGCAAGAGCAAGAGCAAAAACAACCAGCGCAACAAACGGAATCAAAGCCAGCAGAAACGAAGCCCGTTGAAAAACAACAATCTACAACAGCTGTTGCTCCAAATAAAAAGCCTGATTCTACACAAGTCGAACAAAAGCAACCCGTTGTGGAACAGCCAAAAAGCTACGTTACGATTTCCATTCATGCGAATACGCTATTAAAAAATTTGGACAAGCTCGACCCTGCTTTACAAAGTGAACAATACGTTCCAGCAAATGGGACGATTTTATCTTCAAAAAAATATGAATTATTGTCAGACAAAGACACGGTTTGGACTGTGTTACAACGTGCAGTGAAGGAGCATAAAATCCATCTCGAGTATGAAGGGGCAAATGAAAATGTCTACAATAATGTTTACATCGAGGGCATCAATCATATTTACGAATTTAGTGCAGGCCCGTTAAGCGGCTGGATGTACAGAGTGAATGGTGTCTACCCAAGCTACGGCTGCAGTCAGTATGTGCTAAAAGACGGGGATCAAATTGAGTGGCATTACACCGTTGACCTTGGACGTGATTTAGGAGCTGATGGTAGATGA
- a CDS encoding energy-coupling factor transporter transmembrane component T, giving the protein MINSFETYHPIVLFTFFVAAIGMGMFLMHPVFLAITIFSAMSLNFALRRGRFLKDWKLYVPLFLIMAIINPLISHNGKIVLFYMNGNAITVEAICYGLAMATMLTAVMLWFSSYNEVITSDKFLYLFGKISPVLALTLSITMRLVPHFTEQLSRIAKAQKTMGMDYSTGSIVQRSKSVMRIISILITWALENAIETADSMKARGYGVGKRSTFSLFVFERRDSWVLAIICVLLSVTLVGSVLGYATFYYYPTFSVISGEWQSFVMYGMYFMLLMLPLAIELKEALKWQSLKSKM; this is encoded by the coding sequence ATGATCAATAGTTTCGAAACGTATCATCCCATCGTCCTTTTTACATTTTTCGTTGCCGCAATCGGGATGGGTATGTTTTTAATGCATCCGGTATTTTTAGCCATTACAATTTTCTCGGCGATGAGTTTGAATTTTGCGCTTCGCCGAGGACGATTTTTAAAAGATTGGAAACTTTATGTGCCTTTATTTTTGATTATGGCTATCATCAATCCACTCATTAGTCATAACGGAAAAATAGTACTGTTTTATATGAATGGCAATGCAATTACAGTCGAAGCCATTTGTTATGGGCTAGCGATGGCAACGATGTTAACAGCTGTTATGCTTTGGTTTAGTAGTTATAACGAAGTCATAACGTCGGATAAGTTTTTATATTTGTTCGGAAAAATTTCTCCCGTTTTAGCACTTACATTATCCATTACTATGCGTTTAGTGCCACATTTTACTGAGCAGCTGAGTCGAATTGCGAAGGCTCAAAAAACGATGGGCATGGATTATTCAACCGGGAGTATTGTTCAGCGCTCGAAAAGTGTAATGCGCATCATTTCGATTTTAATAACGTGGGCACTCGAAAATGCGATAGAAACGGCGGATTCAATGAAAGCTAGAGGCTATGGTGTTGGGAAGCGTTCCACATTTTCATTGTTCGTATTTGAACGCCGCGATAGCTGGGTACTCGCGATTATTTGTGTATTACTTAGCGTAACGCTAGTCGGTAGTGTATTAGGGTACGCTACCTTTTATTATTATCCAACGTTTTCAGTCATCAGTGGGGAGTGGCAATCGTTCGTCATGTATGGCATGTATTTTATGCTCCTGATGCTACCACTTGCAATTGAATTGAAGGAGGCATTAAAATGGCAATCATTAAAATCGAAAATGTAA
- a CDS encoding energy-coupling factor transporter ATPase: MAIIKIENVSFTYPHESKSVLKNIQLDIEQGEFITLIGQSGCGKSTLLKHLKKELQPHGEKQGAIYYNGTNLRELDDYTAATDIGFVMQNPENQIVTDKVWHELAFGLENIGVDQVTIRRRVAEMANFFGIHKWFREKTTVLSGGQKQLLNLASILVMQPKVLLLDEPTSQLDPIAAMEFIHTLHRLNEELGITIICIEHRLEEVLPISDRVVVMDRGEILYDGEPKQVLNGLHKQHPMIQALPTATKIFAALHSDGVVPITIREGQKWLAKQSIQEAPHLQQPVQSEQSIVLQAKEITFRYDKNDADILRNFNINVRTNDFFTIIGGNGSGKSTALNVLAGLEKPYRGEVFINGKKLKSYRNDELYRNILAYLPQDPKILFTEKTAQKELEVVQGKQEKLTELVQLFHLEDKLQRHPYDLSGGEQQKLALAKILLLEPQILLLDEPTKGIDAHAKEELAQNLKMLQKGGLTIVMVTHDIEFSAQHSTRCALFFDGNLVSEDEPNAFYSGNSFYTTAAHRISRNVMKHAITCEDVVKQCKKAQFV; this comes from the coding sequence ATGGCAATCATTAAAATCGAAAATGTAAGTTTTACCTATCCACATGAATCAAAATCCGTTTTAAAAAACATTCAGCTTGATATCGAGCAAGGTGAATTCATTACTTTAATTGGGCAATCGGGTTGTGGGAAAAGTACATTATTAAAGCATTTAAAAAAAGAGCTACAGCCTCATGGTGAAAAGCAAGGGGCTATTTATTATAATGGGACAAATTTAAGGGAATTAGATGACTATACAGCCGCAACCGACATAGGCTTCGTCATGCAAAACCCAGAAAATCAAATTGTGACGGATAAAGTATGGCATGAATTGGCTTTTGGTTTAGAAAATATAGGCGTTGATCAAGTTACAATTCGTCGTAGAGTAGCAGAAATGGCAAACTTTTTTGGCATTCATAAATGGTTTCGAGAAAAAACAACGGTGCTATCTGGTGGTCAAAAACAGCTGTTAAATTTAGCCTCCATTTTAGTGATGCAGCCCAAAGTATTATTACTAGATGAACCCACTTCCCAGCTTGATCCCATTGCTGCGATGGAGTTTATTCATACACTTCATCGCTTGAATGAAGAGCTGGGCATAACAATTATTTGTATCGAGCACCGCTTAGAAGAAGTGTTGCCCATTTCAGACCGTGTCGTTGTCATGGACCGAGGTGAAATTTTATATGATGGTGAACCAAAGCAAGTTTTAAATGGCTTACATAAACAACATCCGATGATTCAAGCGCTTCCGACAGCAACGAAGATTTTTGCTGCACTTCATAGTGATGGGGTCGTCCCTATTACGATTCGAGAAGGCCAAAAATGGTTAGCGAAACAGTCCATACAAGAGGCACCTCATCTACAGCAACCTGTCCAATCTGAGCAATCAATTGTCCTGCAGGCGAAGGAGATAACATTCCGCTATGACAAAAATGATGCCGATATATTACGCAATTTTAATATTAACGTTCGCACAAATGATTTTTTCACCATTATCGGAGGAAATGGCTCAGGAAAGTCAACAGCATTAAACGTGCTGGCAGGTCTCGAAAAACCGTATCGTGGGGAAGTTTTTATCAATGGGAAGAAACTAAAAAGCTATCGTAATGATGAGTTGTACCGAAATATACTGGCCTATTTACCGCAAGATCCGAAAATTTTATTTACAGAAAAAACGGCTCAAAAAGAATTAGAAGTCGTGCAAGGTAAGCAGGAAAAACTCACGGAACTTGTGCAACTATTTCACTTAGAAGATAAGCTACAGCGTCATCCGTATGATTTAAGTGGGGGAGAACAGCAAAAACTTGCATTGGCAAAAATTTTACTGCTAGAGCCGCAAATCTTACTGCTTGATGAACCAACAAAAGGCATTGATGCCCATGCGAAAGAAGAGCTTGCACAAAATTTAAAAATGCTTCAAAAGGGTGGATTGACAATCGTCATGGTAACACATGATATTGAATTTTCAGCGCAGCATAGTACACGTTGTGCATTATTCTTCGATGGGAATCTTGTGTCAGAAGACGAACCGAATGCTTTTTATAGTGGCAATAGCTTTTATACGACAGCAGCGCATCGAATTTCACGTAATGTGATGAAGCATGCCATTACGTGTGAGGATGTGGTGAAACAATGCAAAAAAGCACAATTCGTTTAA
- a CDS encoding ECF transporter S component, with protein MQKSTIRLITSILVFFVLIPVTLYLGITVFEDRKYYMISLCIIALACIPFFVSFERRKPQPREMLTIAVMAAISVAGRCLFVATPGFKPVSAITAITGFTLGAEAGFLTGALSALVSNMFFGQGPWTPFQMFTWGMIGFIAGLLGKTGWMHKKIPLILFGIFAGIFFSFGMDIWGAISTYGVFEWEAYILAMTSAVPFTIIYCVSNVIFLLVLAKPITEKLQRIKTKYGLMQ; from the coding sequence ATGCAAAAAAGCACAATTCGTTTAATCACGTCCATTCTTGTATTTTTTGTTCTCATACCGGTTACTTTATATTTAGGGATTACGGTTTTTGAAGATCGAAAATATTATATGATTTCTTTGTGCATCATCGCGCTTGCATGTATCCCATTTTTTGTTTCCTTTGAACGACGTAAGCCGCAGCCGCGTGAAATGTTAACGATTGCCGTCATGGCAGCCATTTCTGTTGCGGGACGTTGTTTATTTGTTGCGACACCAGGATTTAAGCCAGTGTCAGCAATTACGGCAATTACAGGCTTTACACTTGGCGCAGAAGCAGGTTTCCTAACGGGTGCATTATCTGCGTTGGTTTCCAATATGTTTTTCGGACAGGGACCGTGGACACCGTTTCAAATGTTCACCTGGGGCATGATTGGTTTTATTGCTGGATTGCTTGGTAAAACGGGGTGGATGCATAAAAAAATTCCGCTCATCTTATTCGGAATCTTTGCAGGCATCTTCTTTTCGTTCGGTATGGATATATGGGGAGCGATTTCGACATACGGTGTTTTTGAATGGGAAGCTTACATATTAGCGATGACATCTGCTGTACCATTTACGATTATATATTGCGTTTCGAATGTCATTTTTTTATTAGTCCTAGCAAAACCGATTACTGAAAAATTACAGCGAATTAAAACGAAATATGGACTGATGCAGTAA
- a CDS encoding MerR family transcriptional regulator, which yields MAAIYATSAFAEQLGISKASLQNYITLLEEHGYEVRRNSRMHRQFTEQDLDLLRAFLTLYKQQGLKLKEAAQTVTDPTFKPSEMAQYAIVPATPQISQFEDLSNSMQLLATHVYGIEQQNMQLLTLIEEQRTQNELLIDQNHTLKQQLSGMMQHILDQANEPNAAQMRQLDRVEQQNSAIMSVLNKLNVSQLDAPPPAPKEDSSNTQAKGLFGKFFK from the coding sequence ATGGCCGCAATTTATGCGACGAGTGCATTTGCCGAACAACTCGGCATTAGTAAAGCATCACTACAAAATTATATTACCCTTTTAGAAGAACATGGCTACGAGGTTCGCCGCAACAGCCGCATGCACCGACAATTTACAGAGCAAGATCTTGATCTATTACGTGCCTTTTTAACGCTTTATAAACAGCAGGGCTTAAAGCTTAAAGAAGCGGCACAAACCGTAACCGATCCAACATTTAAACCGTCGGAAATGGCGCAGTATGCCATCGTTCCGGCAACACCTCAAATATCACAATTCGAGGATTTATCAAATTCAATGCAGCTCCTTGCGACGCACGTTTACGGTATTGAGCAGCAAAATATGCAGCTCCTGACATTAATCGAAGAGCAGCGTACGCAAAATGAGCTCTTAATTGACCAAAACCATACGTTAAAACAACAGCTGAGCGGTATGATGCAGCATATTTTAGACCAGGCAAACGAGCCAAACGCCGCGCAAATGCGTCAGCTCGACCGTGTAGAACAACAAAACAGTGCTATTATGAGCGTATTAAATAAGCTAAATGTTTCGCAGCTAGACGCACCACCACCTGCCCCAAAGGAAGACTCTTCGAATACCCAAGCAAAGGGACTATTTGGCAAATTTTTTAAATAG